The Fervidibacillus albus genome contains a region encoding:
- the fliF gene encoding flagellar basal-body MS-ring/collar protein FliF: MKEQLQNFIEKLKTYWDTKTGRQKAWFIGSFAIVFSLIALIVFFFTRTTMVPLYSDLTPAETGNIKETLDARGIQSEISDNGTTIKVPKEQVETLLVELAAEGIPQSGNIDYSFFSSNAGIGMTDNEFNVMKLDAMQTELSNLIESIEGIQDANVMINLPEQGIFINDLQEEASASIVLTTEPGYNFTDKQINALYTLVSKSVPNLPTENIVIMNQDFEYFDDQNSNSFENEDAISTQYAIKKEIEQDIQRQVQNLLGTLMGQSNVIVSVTADIDFTQENREENLVEPVDEENNEGLTISAQKLSETYTGTNVESGGIPAAEDSSDTLGSSYIEGTDGSGEYERTEETVNMEVNRIRREIVESPYKIRDLGIQVIAEPPGSEDVVYTNIEEDIQKILSTIIRTTIYKDEGAQELSDDELADKIAVSFQPLLGKTDLTNSIENNTGWPLWMYVVGAIATLLIIILLFFLMRKRKESPEEVIPSESHGEPIHLPDLDEETETESTVRKNRIERMAKERPDEFTKLIRTWLSQD; encoded by the coding sequence ATGAAAGAACAGCTACAAAATTTCATCGAAAAACTAAAAACATATTGGGATACTAAAACCGGGCGACAAAAGGCGTGGTTCATCGGTTCTTTCGCCATCGTTTTCAGTTTGATCGCTCTTATCGTCTTTTTTTTCACTCGAACAACGATGGTCCCGTTATATAGTGATTTAACCCCTGCGGAAACGGGAAATATTAAAGAAACATTGGATGCAAGAGGTATTCAATCGGAAATAAGTGATAACGGGACGACGATTAAAGTGCCGAAAGAACAAGTTGAGACATTACTCGTCGAACTTGCTGCGGAAGGAATTCCTCAATCGGGAAATATCGATTATTCCTTTTTCAGTTCGAATGCAGGAATTGGCATGACGGATAACGAGTTTAACGTGATGAAACTGGACGCCATGCAAACGGAACTATCGAATTTAATCGAAAGCATAGAAGGAATCCAAGATGCGAATGTCATGATTAATCTTCCAGAACAAGGGATTTTTATCAATGATCTACAGGAGGAAGCGTCCGCGTCGATCGTTTTGACAACGGAACCCGGTTATAATTTTACAGATAAACAAATTAACGCGTTATACACGTTAGTTTCGAAATCAGTTCCAAACCTACCTACTGAGAATATTGTAATAATGAATCAAGATTTCGAATACTTTGATGATCAAAATAGTAACAGTTTTGAAAATGAGGATGCCATTAGTACCCAATACGCAATTAAAAAAGAGATTGAACAAGATATCCAACGGCAAGTACAAAACCTTTTAGGTACGTTAATGGGTCAAAGTAACGTCATCGTTTCTGTAACAGCAGATATCGATTTCACCCAGGAAAACCGAGAAGAAAACTTGGTCGAGCCGGTGGACGAAGAAAATAACGAAGGGTTGACCATTAGTGCTCAAAAGTTATCGGAAACGTATACGGGCACGAACGTAGAGTCTGGAGGAATCCCTGCGGCTGAAGATAGTAGTGATACTTTAGGTAGTTCCTACATTGAAGGGACGGACGGTTCAGGTGAGTATGAAAGAACAGAAGAAACAGTTAATATGGAAGTGAATCGGATTCGCAGGGAGATCGTTGAAAGCCCGTATAAAATTCGCGACTTAGGTATCCAAGTAATCGCCGAACCACCGGGATCCGAAGATGTTGTTTATACGAACATCGAAGAAGATATTCAAAAAATATTAAGTACGATTATTCGGACGACCATTTATAAAGATGAAGGAGCGCAGGAACTATCGGACGACGAATTAGCTGACAAAATTGCCGTATCGTTCCAACCCCTATTAGGAAAGACGGATTTAACAAACAGCATTGAAAATAATACCGGTTGGCCCCTTTGGATGTATGTTGTTGGAGCAATTGCCACATTGTTGATTATAATCCTTCTTTTCTTCCTGATGAGAAAAAGGAAGGAATCGCCGGAGGAAGTCATACCATCGGAAAGCCATGGAGAGCCGATCCACCTACCTGACCTTGATGAAGAAACGGAAACGGAAAGTACCGTCCGTAAAAATCGAATTGAGAGAATGGCGAAAGAACGACCGGATGAATTTACAAAATTAATTCGTACATGGCTGTCCCAAGATTAA
- the fliG gene encoding flagellar motor switch protein FliG, with product MALRKEFSGLQKAAILLISLGEDAAANVFKHLSEEEIEKLTLEISTVKKVDSTKKEEILEEFYNLAIAQDYISQGGIGYAKAILEKALGTEQASMIINRLTSSLQVKPFDFARKADPNQILNFIQNEHPQTIALILSYLEANQAAQILSNLPEEMQGDVAKRIALMDSTSPEIIFEVEQILEQKLSATVTQDYTKAGGIEAIVQVLNGVDRSTERTILESLAVQDPELTDEIKKRMFVFEDIVTLDNRAIQLVVRDCENDDLLLALKGASDEVKEVIFNNMSTRMKESFREEMEIMGPVRLRDVEEAQSRIVSVIRRLEDAGEIVIARGGGDDIIV from the coding sequence TTGGCTTTAAGAAAAGAATTTTCCGGACTACAGAAGGCAGCCATCCTTCTCATATCCCTCGGAGAAGATGCTGCTGCCAATGTATTTAAACATTTGTCGGAAGAAGAGATCGAAAAGTTAACGTTAGAAATTTCGACAGTGAAAAAAGTCGACTCGACGAAAAAAGAAGAAATTTTGGAAGAATTTTACAACTTAGCGATTGCCCAAGATTACATATCTCAAGGTGGTATCGGCTATGCAAAGGCGATCCTAGAAAAGGCGTTAGGTACGGAACAAGCATCGATGATCATCAATCGTCTCACCTCTTCATTACAAGTAAAACCTTTTGATTTTGCGAGAAAAGCGGATCCGAACCAAATTTTAAACTTTATTCAAAACGAACATCCGCAAACGATCGCACTCATTTTATCTTATTTAGAGGCGAACCAGGCAGCGCAAATTCTTTCCAATTTACCGGAGGAAATGCAAGGGGATGTGGCGAAGAGAATCGCCCTTATGGACAGCACATCACCGGAAATAATTTTTGAGGTGGAGCAAATTCTCGAACAGAAATTGTCCGCCACCGTTACGCAAGATTACACAAAGGCTGGTGGCATCGAAGCGATTGTTCAAGTGTTAAATGGTGTCGATCGCTCGACGGAACGAACGATTTTAGAATCGTTAGCTGTTCAAGATCCTGAATTAACGGACGAAATTAAAAAACGTATGTTTGTCTTTGAAGATATTGTAACCCTTGATAATCGAGCGATTCAATTGGTTGTTCGAGATTGTGAGAACGATGATCTCTTACTTGCATTAAAAGGTGCAAGCGACGAAGTGAAAGAAGTTATATTCAACAATATGTCTACCCGGATGAAGGAATCCTTTAGGGAAGAAATGGAAATTATGGGTCCTGTGCGTTTGCGTGATGTGGAAGAAGCACAAAGTCGAATCGTTTCTGTCATTCGAAGGTTAGAAGATGCGGGAGAAATCGTAATCGCTCGCGGTGGAGGGGATGATATTATTGTCTAA
- the fliH gene encoding flagellar assembly protein FliH has translation MSKLIKNGLAGKSEEKVISIRYFPSSPIEAEKKETGMDFAQQLEDARKKAEKIIEEAKLKANSIEREIDALKEKTEAERRRIFEKAKEEGYSDGLRQGRQKGYEEMEEQIQLAKRMAMDTKNEFNKAIERSEPMILSIALKSAEKIVQSFLSEDEERFIPIVRNAIEEAKHYKQIQVYVHPTYYSMLVDRQEELFSNLPIDCQIFLHPKEELDESACLIETEGGLIDAGIDSQFEELTKTLYAQLTGDGS, from the coding sequence TTGTCTAAATTAATTAAAAATGGTTTAGCTGGGAAATCGGAAGAAAAAGTCATTTCCATTCGATATTTCCCATCCTCGCCGATCGAAGCGGAAAAAAAAGAGACGGGAATGGATTTCGCACAACAACTCGAAGATGCTCGAAAGAAAGCAGAAAAAATCATTGAAGAAGCTAAATTGAAGGCGAACAGCATCGAAAGGGAAATCGATGCCCTTAAAGAAAAGACGGAAGCGGAGCGAAGACGAATATTTGAAAAGGCGAAGGAAGAAGGATATTCGGATGGCCTTCGCCAAGGAAGGCAAAAGGGATACGAAGAGATGGAAGAACAAATTCAACTCGCTAAACGAATGGCGATGGATACGAAAAATGAATTTAACAAAGCGATCGAACGGTCGGAACCGATGATTTTATCTATCGCTTTAAAATCGGCAGAAAAAATCGTCCAATCTTTCCTTTCTGAAGACGAAGAACGATTTATACCGATAGTAAGAAATGCTATCGAAGAAGCGAAACATTATAAACAAATCCAAGTATATGTGCACCCAACATATTATTCGATGTTAGTCGACCGACAAGAAGAACTATTTTCCAACTTACCGATCGATTGCCAAATATTCCTTCATCCGAAAGAAGAGTTAGATGAGTCGGCATGTTTAATCGAAACGGAAGGCGGCTTGATCGATGCGGGAATTGATAGCCAATTCGAGGAATTGACGAAAACGTTATACGCTCAGCTTACGGGAGATGGATCATGA
- the fliI gene encoding flagellar protein export ATPase FliI encodes MKAINLIEEIDRVDTYKRFGRVKQVIGTMIEAKGPASSIGDICYIYARDFHYHKGKKIIGEVVGFKEDTVIIMPYTSVKEIAPGWLVENTRESLQIKVGNALIGKVLNSLGEPMDGSTLPNMPHFSTDQEPPNPLNRPPIRESLELGIRAIDGLLTIGKGQRIGIFAGSGVGKSTLLGMIARNTKADLNVIALIGERGREVREFIERDLGEEGLKKSIIVAATSDQPALMRIKGAYTATAIAEYFRKKGLNVMLMMDSVTRFALAQREVGLAVGEPPATKGYTPSVFSMLPKLLERTGTDKYGTITGIYTVLVDGDDLNEPITDTVRGILDGHIVLDRKLANKGQYPAINVLKSVSRLMNEIVSKQHRIQAEKIRDLLHTYNQSEDLINIGAYKKGTSKEIDRAIEYHPKITDFLKQNTDEKITMNQTIQSLNELLKGDSR; translated from the coding sequence ATGAAGGCAATCAATTTAATTGAAGAAATCGACCGAGTCGATACGTATAAACGGTTCGGTCGGGTGAAGCAAGTGATCGGTACGATGATCGAAGCGAAAGGACCCGCCAGCTCCATCGGTGATATTTGCTATATTTACGCCCGCGATTTTCATTACCATAAAGGAAAGAAAATCATCGGAGAGGTTGTTGGATTTAAAGAAGATACGGTAATCATTATGCCGTATACATCCGTGAAAGAAATCGCACCCGGATGGCTTGTGGAAAATACCAGGGAATCGTTACAAATTAAAGTTGGCAATGCTTTGATTGGAAAAGTATTAAATTCCCTCGGCGAGCCGATGGACGGATCGACCTTACCGAATATGCCGCATTTTTCGACGGACCAAGAACCGCCGAATCCTCTTAATCGGCCGCCTATTCGAGAATCCCTCGAATTAGGCATTCGTGCGATCGATGGCTTACTAACGATTGGAAAGGGACAGCGAATTGGTATTTTTGCAGGAAGTGGTGTTGGAAAAAGTACCCTCCTCGGCATGATTGCAAGAAATACGAAGGCGGACTTAAACGTAATCGCCCTAATCGGAGAACGGGGAAGAGAAGTACGGGAGTTTATCGAAAGGGATCTTGGAGAAGAAGGGCTGAAAAAATCGATCATCGTTGCGGCAACGAGCGACCAGCCGGCTTTAATGCGGATAAAAGGGGCATATACGGCGACTGCAATTGCGGAATATTTCCGTAAAAAAGGGTTGAATGTAATGCTTATGATGGATTCGGTCACTCGGTTTGCCCTCGCCCAAAGGGAAGTCGGTTTAGCGGTCGGTGAACCACCTGCCACGAAAGGATACACCCCTTCCGTCTTTTCAATGCTCCCGAAACTATTGGAGCGCACAGGAACGGATAAATACGGTACGATCACCGGCATATATACCGTTTTAGTCGATGGGGATGATTTAAATGAACCGATTACCGACACCGTTCGGGGAATTCTCGACGGACATATCGTATTAGATCGAAAGTTAGCCAATAAAGGGCAGTACCCAGCCATCAACGTGTTGAAAAGTGTGAGCCGATTGATGAATGAAATCGTATCGAAACAACATCGAATACAGGCGGAGAAAATTCGGGATTTATTACATACGTACAACCAATCGGAAGACTTAATTAATATTGGCGCATATAAAAAAGGAACATCGAAGGAAATTGATCGTGCAATCGAGTATCATCCGAAAATTACCGACTTTTTAAAACAAAATACGGACGAAAAAATTACGATGAATCAAACGATACAGTCGTTAAATGAACTATTAAAGGGTGATAGCCGATGA
- the fliJ gene encoding flagellar export protein FliJ — protein MNFTYKFDNILDLREREKQDAAASYQKSIDRFSKVAEKLYHLLKQKENFEQEQRKKIESGLSVQAIQLNEYYLSKLNREIDHCQREVILARTNMQREEKKLLEKNIEVKKLEILKEKEFARFLETMNREDGKITDEISMQIVAREKTV, from the coding sequence ATGAATTTTACGTACAAATTTGACAATATTTTAGATCTACGTGAAAGGGAGAAACAAGACGCTGCCGCTTCCTATCAAAAGTCGATCGATCGTTTTTCGAAAGTGGCAGAGAAATTATATCATTTATTGAAACAAAAGGAGAATTTCGAACAGGAGCAACGAAAAAAAATCGAGTCGGGATTATCTGTTCAGGCGATCCAATTAAACGAATATTATTTGTCGAAATTAAATCGGGAAATCGATCATTGCCAAAGGGAAGTCATCTTAGCACGGACAAACATGCAAAGGGAAGAAAAAAAACTCCTCGAAAAAAACATCGAAGTGAAAAAACTAGAAATCTTAAAAGAAAAAGAGTTTGCGAGATTTTTAGAAACGATGAATCGGGAAGATGGGAAAATTACCGATGAAATTTCGATGCAAATTGTGGCAAGGGAGAAAACGGTATAG
- a CDS encoding MotE family protein, which produces MRNKKEKKKKFGFWQWIVFGGIFPIIIVLSVLLAIFSIRGVNIFEEVEKIPVIGSLFTDENSVGTTVEDLENTINDLQAELKNEEAKATQLQSELETKENEIAQLQAENERLEQSVNELQSSNTTTNTDWDSVVKTYETMKPKDAALILVEMDEATALNILAELTEDQLADILEKMSPEEAAQFTDQLADLADNR; this is translated from the coding sequence ATGCGTAATAAAAAGGAAAAGAAAAAAAAGTTTGGTTTTTGGCAATGGATTGTTTTTGGAGGAATATTTCCGATTATCATTGTATTGTCGGTTTTACTCGCCATTTTTTCGATTCGAGGTGTGAACATTTTCGAAGAAGTGGAAAAAATACCGGTCATCGGTAGCCTTTTTACCGATGAAAACAGCGTTGGGACGACTGTGGAAGACCTGGAGAACACCATTAATGATTTACAAGCGGAATTAAAAAACGAAGAGGCAAAAGCAACACAATTACAATCGGAATTGGAAACGAAAGAAAACGAAATCGCCCAATTACAAGCAGAAAATGAGCGATTGGAACAAAGTGTAAATGAATTACAAAGTTCCAACACGACGACAAATACGGATTGGGATTCGGTCGTAAAGACGTATGAAACGATGAAACCGAAAGATGCTGCCCTTATTTTAGTGGAAATGGATGAGGCGACTGCTTTGAACATTCTTGCTGAATTAACGGAGGATCAACTAGCTGACATACTCGAAAAAATGTCTCCTGAAGAGGCGGCACAGTTTACTGATCAACTTGCCGATTTGGCGGATAATCGTTGA
- a CDS encoding flagellar hook-length control protein FliK, translating to MEIATLENFLSVNKGYIRGQRKNETSGGDFQTLLKGKTNGEENTNSLVTEWKFNETKTPLEFDLFRFTNTNISGENVLSSEEIHPESVITEDQRSFLEKIVSDLLSVIDEKDAEQKSELQQLIDELDSNGTVSWIDFLDRLNQLTISFNSNTNIKEGFAPIFKIANRFILNETMESSRLESSVVRTLQTFVEKYGSNLDLQSVYDRWDVGEKLEGSKIVFPVPFNQNKFQIDQQVKEVLAKNEMIQETGNGNKMIRIPLNESTPISNENMEQMNQNDENAFDSFSFNWTSESSVKEGKLLEEQMNEMGDISVKGNEKSDRSLFVAAKSQSNQLTVPNESLQLVDEDNQPITYKQFERDFSTILSRGNYIKNGNVQRLTVKLHPEHLGSLKIELIQKQGEIVAKITSSTERAKELLETQLSSLRHAFAQQNINVNRIDLQAEGAFDGFEGQQDTFYESSSGFSNNQNEEEETNQESVETTFQETLFNMEI from the coding sequence ATGGAAATCGCCACTTTGGAAAACTTTTTAAGTGTGAACAAAGGATATATCCGTGGTCAAAGGAAGAATGAGACGAGTGGGGGTGATTTCCAAACTCTTTTAAAAGGGAAGACGAACGGAGAAGAAAATACGAATTCTCTCGTAACCGAATGGAAATTTAACGAAACGAAAACCCCTCTAGAATTTGATTTATTTCGTTTCACAAACACCAATATTTCCGGTGAAAATGTTTTGTCTTCGGAAGAAATTCACCCCGAGTCTGTTATAACGGAAGACCAACGATCATTTTTGGAAAAAATTGTTTCCGATTTGCTGTCTGTAATTGATGAAAAAGATGCAGAACAAAAATCTGAACTTCAACAACTCATCGATGAATTGGATTCGAATGGTACTGTGTCATGGATTGATTTTTTAGACCGTTTAAATCAGCTTACCATCTCATTTAATTCGAATACGAATATAAAAGAAGGTTTTGCTCCTATTTTCAAAATAGCCAATCGTTTCATTTTAAATGAAACAATGGAGTCGAGTCGGTTGGAATCATCCGTCGTTCGTACCTTACAAACATTTGTCGAAAAGTACGGATCCAATTTAGATTTACAATCGGTTTACGATCGATGGGATGTGGGTGAAAAACTCGAAGGAAGTAAAATCGTTTTTCCTGTTCCTTTTAATCAAAACAAATTCCAAATTGATCAACAAGTGAAAGAAGTACTCGCCAAAAACGAAATGATACAAGAAACTGGTAATGGAAATAAAATGATTCGAATCCCGTTAAACGAATCAACTCCCATTTCCAATGAAAATATGGAGCAAATGAATCAAAATGATGAAAATGCGTTCGATTCCTTTTCTTTTAATTGGACATCGGAATCATCCGTAAAAGAAGGGAAACTCTTGGAAGAACAAATGAATGAAATGGGAGACATCTCGGTGAAAGGAAATGAGAAGTCCGATCGTTCACTATTCGTAGCTGCAAAAAGTCAATCGAATCAACTTACGGTTCCTAATGAGTCGTTGCAATTGGTCGATGAGGACAACCAACCGATTACTTATAAGCAATTTGAAAGAGATTTTTCGACGATTCTTTCCCGTGGAAACTACATAAAAAATGGGAATGTGCAACGGTTAACGGTGAAATTACATCCGGAACATCTCGGTTCGTTAAAGATCGAGCTTATACAAAAACAGGGAGAAATTGTAGCGAAAATTACTTCTTCGACGGAACGAGCAAAGGAATTACTAGAAACACAACTATCTTCTCTTCGACACGCTTTCGCTCAACAAAATATTAACGTTAATCGAATCGACTTGCAAGCTGAGGGTGCCTTCGATGGGTTTGAAGGCCAACAAGACACGTTTTATGAATCTTCTTCGGGATTTTCTAACAATCAAAATGAGGAAGAAGAAACAAACCAGGAGTCTGTAGAAACGACATTTCAAGAAACGTTATTCAATATGGAAATATAG
- a CDS encoding flagellar hook capping FlgD N-terminal domain-containing protein, with protein MVNSIDTNLLLSSVQQETNSQSNTIGKDTFLKLFMAQLQNQDPLNPLEDKDFIEQMATFTSVEQLMDMNEALESILQAEQENQQIGYLQLVGKDVLWHKISYSEDGDLIIDEGTGNITSIYFAEDGPLFYLEDGTELAAANITEIQHTSNENSIVQASYLIGKEISWNNNGNEENAIVASVIRKEGNIYFQLDDGANTVIRAEDILSVTSYSSD; from the coding sequence ATGGTGAACAGTATTGACACGAATCTATTATTGTCTTCCGTACAACAAGAAACGAATTCACAATCAAATACAATAGGTAAGGACACGTTTTTAAAACTGTTTATGGCCCAATTACAAAATCAAGATCCGTTAAATCCACTGGAAGATAAGGATTTTATCGAACAAATGGCAACTTTTACTTCGGTGGAACAATTAATGGATATGAACGAAGCCCTCGAATCCATTTTGCAAGCTGAACAGGAAAACCAACAAATCGGTTATTTACAATTGGTAGGCAAGGACGTTCTTTGGCATAAAATTTCTTATAGTGAAGACGGAGATCTAATCATTGATGAAGGAACAGGGAATATTACTTCCATTTATTTTGCGGAAGACGGCCCATTATTTTATTTGGAAGATGGAACGGAATTGGCGGCTGCAAACATTACGGAGATTCAACATACATCTAATGAAAACTCCATCGTGCAGGCAAGTTATTTAATCGGCAAAGAAATCAGTTGGAACAATAATGGGAATGAAGAAAATGCCATTGTCGCATCGGTTATTCGAAAAGAAGGGAATATTTATTTCCAATTAGACGATGGAGCTAACACCGTAATTCGTGCCGAAGATATCCTTTCTGTAACCTCTTACTCATCAGATTAA
- a CDS encoding TIGR02530 family flagellar biosynthesis protein — MHVQKTFIPPVGFKQTNASVTNTENGLEFRKHLKEAVEFENRPLAISKHAKERLQQRNIDISEANWDKISEKIKQAKDMGVNESLVLLKNAALIVSAKNETVITAMNRQEATKQIFTNINGTIIIDEI, encoded by the coding sequence ATGCATGTTCAAAAGACTTTTATTCCACCTGTAGGTTTTAAACAGACGAACGCTTCCGTTACAAATACGGAAAATGGATTGGAATTTCGTAAACATCTAAAGGAAGCGGTCGAATTCGAAAATCGTCCTTTAGCCATTAGTAAACATGCGAAAGAACGATTACAACAACGGAATATCGACATATCCGAAGCAAATTGGGATAAAATTTCTGAAAAAATTAAACAGGCAAAAGATATGGGAGTAAATGAATCCCTCGTTTTGTTAAAAAATGCCGCGTTAATTGTAAGTGCAAAAAACGAAACGGTAATCACTGCAATGAATCGGCAGGAAGCGACGAAGCAAATATTCACAAATATTAACGGTACGATTATCATTGATGAAATATAG
- a CDS encoding flagellar hook protein FlgE, translated as MLRSMYSGISGLQSFQTKLDVIGNNIANVNTYGFKKGRVTFKDAMSQTISAAVAAQGNLGGINPKQVGLGTAIATIDTIHTEASMQSTGRSLDLAINGDGYFVFKDGDQYYYSRAGNLYLDEYGTMVNAEGYKIQAFDEDGNLSDVTVNVNAVLPAVETQNIGISGNLSSDAVDGFVYSQQFEVVDSEGKTNRIDIYFEKTTNANEWNVYFTDPDTFDSSTDPYMVVQFDGNGDISQVTSLADDGSGSLITSTATYNPGDPISVTQAISMDGNLVNFSLNLDQLTNLQGSNDATILPDGNTEGQLLSFNIGPTGEINGIYSNGLIATLGYLAVANFSNSSGLQSVGGNLFQTSVNSGDANIGYAGDGRGSILSEKLEMSNVDLSEEFTEMIVAQRGFQANTRIITTSDEILEELVNLKR; from the coding sequence ATGTTACGATCCATGTATTCGGGAATTAGTGGTCTGCAAAGTTTTCAAACGAAATTGGATGTGATTGGAAACAATATCGCAAATGTGAACACATACGGTTTTAAAAAGGGACGGGTTACGTTTAAAGATGCGATGAGTCAAACGATATCCGCCGCTGTTGCAGCCCAAGGAAATCTTGGAGGTATCAACCCGAAACAAGTCGGATTAGGGACGGCAATCGCTACAATCGATACGATTCATACGGAAGCGAGTATGCAGTCGACCGGTCGTTCGTTAGATTTAGCCATTAACGGAGATGGATATTTCGTTTTTAAAGACGGGGATCAGTACTATTATTCTAGGGCTGGAAACTTATATTTAGATGAATATGGAACGATGGTTAATGCGGAAGGTTATAAAATTCAAGCTTTTGATGAAGACGGGAATTTAAGTGATGTTACCGTAAACGTCAATGCCGTATTACCAGCCGTTGAGACACAAAATATCGGTATTTCCGGCAATTTATCGAGTGATGCGGTTGACGGGTTTGTCTATTCCCAGCAGTTCGAAGTGGTGGATTCAGAAGGGAAGACGAATCGGATTGATATTTATTTTGAAAAAACAACAAATGCGAACGAGTGGAATGTTTATTTTACGGATCCAGATACGTTTGATAGTTCGACTGATCCTTACATGGTTGTTCAATTTGATGGGAATGGTGATATCTCTCAAGTAACTTCTTTGGCTGACGATGGATCAGGATCATTGATTACGTCCACTGCTACATATAATCCAGGAGATCCAATTTCTGTAACACAAGCAATTTCAATGGATGGGAATCTCGTCAATTTTTCGTTGAATTTAGATCAACTAACAAACTTACAAGGTTCAAATGATGCGACTATTTTACCGGACGGCAATACGGAAGGACAATTATTAAGTTTTAATATCGGTCCGACGGGAGAAATAAACGGGATTTATTCGAACGGGTTAATTGCCACCCTAGGGTATTTAGCTGTAGCGAATTTTAGCAATTCTTCTGGTTTACAAAGTGTGGGAGGAAATTTATTTCAAACGTCAGTAAACTCGGGAGATGCCAATATCGGTTATGCTGGTGACGGTCGCGGATCGATTTTATCGGAAAAACTCGAAATGTCCAACGTAGATTTATCGGAGGAATTTACGGAAATGATTGTTGCCCAAAGGGGATTTCAAGCGAACACGCGAATCATTACGACGAGCGATGAGATTTTAGAAGAATTAGTGAACTTAAAACGGTAA
- a CDS encoding flagellar FlbD family protein yields the protein MIQLTKLNGKNFYLNALYIETVESFPDTTITLTNGKKFVVAEREEAVIRLTKDFYKQIQVVGRHGKGGEFL from the coding sequence ATGATTCAATTAACGAAATTAAATGGAAAGAACTTTTATTTGAACGCTCTCTACATAGAAACGGTGGAATCCTTTCCTGATACGACGATTACGTTGACGAATGGGAAAAAATTTGTCGTGGCGGAAAGGGAAGAAGCGGTGATCCGATTGACGAAGGATTTTTATAAACAAATTCAAGTCGTCGGTCGCCACGGAAAGGGGGGCGAATTCCTATGA
- the fliL gene encoding flagellar basal body-associated protein FliL, whose amino-acid sequence MNKSFQLFLFSTLSILLISAAIYIFVFSERTDANDDLTVDEILNLSVDISEITTNLSSDHYIQIAFKVQTDSKEAKEELEKREFQVNNLIIKYISGMDAEEIDGTEGKIELEQTLKDKINAILQNGKVEQVYITSCIIQ is encoded by the coding sequence ATGAATAAATCGTTTCAACTGTTTCTTTTTTCGACATTGTCCATATTGTTAATCAGTGCAGCCATTTACATTTTCGTTTTCTCGGAGCGAACGGATGCGAACGATGACCTTACAGTGGACGAAATTCTCAACCTTTCCGTCGATATATCGGAAATTACAACGAATTTAAGTAGTGACCATTACATACAGATTGCCTTTAAGGTTCAAACCGATAGCAAAGAAGCCAAAGAGGAATTGGAAAAACGGGAATTTCAAGTGAATAACTTAATTATTAAATATATATCGGGAATGGATGCGGAGGAAATCGATGGTACAGAAGGGAAAATTGAACTGGAACAAACGTTGAAAGATAAAATTAACGCTATTTTGCAAAACGGAAAAGTGGAACAAGTATACATAACATCCTGTATAATCCAATAA